A single Papilio machaon chromosome 12, ilPapMach1.1, whole genome shotgun sequence DNA region contains:
- the LOC106716107 gene encoding uncharacterized protein LOC106716107: MAEDEDGVSNKNSPQNSNDADSNQENEQNAVKPDLGIEEAKYNSQENGHASPTKPKSSSTKSTGAVRKEENPFSFRHFLKRDLSLPGNSTYENTGARPKAYSSTVQHSPTKVDIHTESRREKNRQHDNQTKDKASEGASHRINDNVPSTSSMDVPFRVVESLNCEDNFYSENADVSFYRKPNLASEPMGMPSLPDFVQDHILVEQAYLHSNGPMSLDLDNLPDFTFNTNFNAGSSSSLGRRNDNNYVGNRGYDYDPYMGASTSSDSGPSNRNIPLDLPAGAEAAGPVPLDHPMHLSLDLTESVNPSDRRNMSPRNQFPLDLPPNAGAESKRLPDFLPVHPGRTSPEPEHQDEQLQQIMSELERTRSELFTERSRRCRAEQEMANVRYRLNERERAFREHVCRPVVTPPTETSPAPEPPTEVRNADPEVVSKLKNEIKKLKEQLRVSQEEVRVLRGAQAGAAADLRRASRLAETSLRELLAGLEQLNTLSSRLDPT; encoded by the exons ATGGCGGAGGACGAAGACggtgtttcaaataaaaattcaccacaAAATTCAAACGATGCAGACTCTAATCAGGAAAACGAACAAAATGCTGTAAAACCAGACTTAGGAATTGAAGAAGCAAAGTATAATAGTCAAGAAAATGGCCACGCGTCGCCCACAAAGCCCAAAAGTTCCTCAACTA AGTCTACCGGAGCTGTGCGTAAGGAAGAGAATCCCTTTTCGTTTCGGCACTTCCTCAAGAGAGATCTTTCGTTGCCGGGCAACTCGACTTATGAGAACACTGGTGCCAGGCCTAAGGCTTACTCGAGCACAGTGCAACACTCGCCTACTAAAGTAGATATTCACACAGAATCTAGACGTGAGAAAAATCGTCAGCATGATAATCAAACCAAAGATAAAGCAAGCGAGGGTGCAAGCCATCGCATCAATGATAATGTACCTTCGACTAGTTCTATGGACGTACCGTTTAGGGTAGTAGAGAGCTTGAATTGTGAGGATAACTTTTATTCGGAAAATGCTGATGTATCATTTTATCGCAAACCAAATTTAGCATCTGAGCCTATGGGGATGCCATCCCTACCTGATTTTGTGCAAGACCATATTTTAGTGGAACAAGCTTACTTACATTCAAACGGACCGATGTCATTGGACTTGGACAATCTACcagattttacttttaatactaACTTTAATGCTGGTTCATCTTCATCCTTGGGAAGGAGAAATGACAACAATTATGTTGGTAATAGAGGCTATGATTATGACCCATACATGGGTGCATCAACATCGTCTGATTCAGGACCATCAAACAGGAATATCCCACTGGACCTGCCGGCAGGGGCCGAAGCGGCCGGCCCTGTCCCACTCGACCACCCCATGCATCTCAGTCTAGATCTCACTGAATCTGTAAATCCTTCAGATAGAAGGAATATGTCACCTAGAAACCAATTTCCATTAGACCTGCCTCCAAATGCag GTGCTGAATCTAAACGTCTGCCGGATTTCCTGCCTGTACACCCTGGCAGAACCTCCCCAGAACCGGAGCACCAGGACGAGCAGCTGCAGCAGATCATGAGCGAGCTGGAGAGAACCAG GTCGGAGTTATTCACGGAGCGCAGCCGGCGATGTCGTGCTGAGCAGGAGATGGCGAACGTACGCTACCGTTTGAACGAACGTGAGCGCGCATTTCGCGAACATGTGTGCAGGCCTGTTGTTACCCCACCGACTGAAACTAGTCCAGCCCCGGAGCCTCCCACTGAG gTTAGAAATGCAGATCCCGAAGTTGTgtcaaaattgaaaaatgaaataaaaaaattaaaa GAGCAGCTGCGGGTGTCGCAGGAGGAGGTGAGGGTGCTCCGCGGGGCGCAGGCGGGAGCCGCCGCAGACCTGCGCCGCGCCTCCAGGCTCGCTGAGACATCTCTCAG AGAGCTGCTGGCGGGTCTGGAGCAGCTGAACACGCTGAGCTCGCGGCTGGACCCAACATGA